A genomic window from Chanos chanos chromosome 14, fChaCha1.1, whole genome shotgun sequence includes:
- the kank4 gene encoding KN motif and ankyrin repeat domain-containing protein 1, giving the protein MDKKNANGFPTKASDTESQRKQLPYSVETPYGFHLDLDFLKYVDDIEKGNTIKKLHIQRKNRGPKYSTLPRNFSLPGHGTRPAIKDTWVNTSTLGSKPKSTRVSEAQQIFEFRASDSSNSSPTSHSRVQKSSHTSSPKAGDETQTPALDEQPLGLLVRPHLFRASSMPVTFSHKKGLDTDEQNSHIQGSQHENESDEKPLRTANVGDQRGSIPQDRASLHRQITAALKRVRELEEQVRTIPELKAQICILQEERGQLLKKLETQPVRETSFEKGAEEGGEPQFGASEKSGLPSAPDQTDATCPAKGTRPDNQIWEQVQNSKLASEHGVTSNLLEQESEEVGETSEGVSGKESAPAPIPVPVILIEKAEETSLTSLSPNEQKKSVGQDFEHQREESTGISEQVIKKQEETLEMSLKEKQMELSGAFSTFEQSDISEYEVSGEILTRVEKDDEKTASKGPTQMDKQEHITIQELQAKIKTLEEKLNLASGVLERTNALLKEQVEENRLKDEKIRQLNKKANVCAQDTSVHSGKCEIEVPHIIKPPSEPVMTCDASVSTDQKCLSEKGVSTDEKPQTADSPKFTNLACSSTQTNVVEAHDIEVLAQVTTAEKNVGEVIVMCDQAVDTDFQGASGNATVEDKALQQTMNLEVSQDKMGFKDGVKEDVERVARVEEDKITENIIVYGEIEQRCIGDVSVWNLPKASYVTKTIATEIMVEENLTLESVVKENLDKETVVSSPAQQDQKESEPQPERPTEAPASPAAIGQVVNRIQGLLSEQWASLGSGGQDVSSSQKQPALKISTIQSHLKGSLSALSAFYSPVQKTRETQQSGLKSIMKKNVCPDKQDNGGAKKNLKFVGVNGGYESTSSEESSEEENQVEDMDSSESEEKQGEEGVKALEEKGGPGEQSEEAKAEGMEKPGEATDLQAGLSPQDEQPISEVVDKNFMAACHYLKDRMPEVSTPNKEMRQVLMMLYQEWFRVSSQKDSKADTVTLYLKEVGNHTPTLLRYIINLADGNGNMALHYSVSHSNFAVVKLLLDTGLCEVDQQNKAGYTAIMLAALTAAEGPEDMNVAQQLLREGNVNACATQSGQTALMLAVSHGRMAMVQVLLDCQADVNIQDRDGSTALMCACEHGHTDIAKLLLDRPDCDISLTDKDGHTALSIAMQANHSDIVGLLQTHTGGTGTSTSPL; this is encoded by the exons atGGATAAGAAAAATG CAAATGGTTTTCCTACCAAGGCCTCTGATACAGAAAGTCAGAGAAAGCAGCTGCCTTACTCAGTGGAAACACCCTATGGGTTTCACCTGGACTTGGACTTCCTCAAATATGTGGATGACATTGAGAAGGGCAACACAATTAAAAAGCTGCACATCCAGCGCAAGAACAGAGGCCCTAAATATAGTACATTACCACGCAACTTCAGCTTACCAGGACATGGGACTCGACCTGCTATTAAAGACACGTGGGTCAACACCTCCACGTTGGGTTCCAAACCCAAATCAACACGTGTTTCTGAAGCTCAACAAATATTTGAGTTCAGAGCCAGTGATAGCAGCAACAGCAGTCCTACCAGTCACTCTAGAGTACAAAAGAGCAGCCACACTTCCTCTCCGAAGGCTGGGGATGAGACCCAGACTCCAGCTTTGGATGAGCAGCCCTTGGGGCTTCTTGTGAGACCTCACCTTTTTAGGGCTTCCAGCATGCCAGTTACTTTCTCACACAAAAAGGGTTTGGACACAGATGAGCAAAATTCGCATATTCAGGGATCTCAGCATGAAAATGAATCTGATGAGAAGCCCCTCAGGACTGCAAATGTTGGTGACCAAAGAGGCAGCATCCCCCAAGATAGGGCCAGTCTGCACCGGCAGATCACAGCAGCTCTGAAACGTGTTCGTGAACTGGAGGAGCAGGTGAGAACAATCCCAGAGCTAAAGGCCCAAATCTGCATTCTGCAAGAAGAGAGGGGACAGCTTCTTAAGAAGCTTGAAACTCAACCAGTGAGGGAAACGTCCTTTGAAAAGGGAGCAGAGGAAGGTGGAGAACCACAGTTTGGAGCATCAGAAAAAAGTGGACTTCCATCAGCTCCAGATCAGACAGATGCTACTTGTCCTGCTAAGGGGACAAGACCTGATAACCAGATTTGGGAACAGGTACAAAACTCAAAATTAGCATCAGAACACGGAGTGACAAGCAATCTTTTGGAGCAGGAGTCAGAGGAGGTTGGCGAGACATCGGAGGGAGTATCAGGAAAGGAATCTGCACCAGCCCCAATCCCTGTCCCTGTGATTCTAATTGAGAAAGCAGAAGAAACCTCATTAACTTCATTGAGCCCAAATGAGCAAAAGAAATCTGTGGGACAGGACTTTGAGCATCAAAGAGAAGAATCAACAGGTATTTCTGAGCAAGTCATAAAGAAACAAGAGGAAACACTAGAGATGtctttaaaggaaaaacaaatggaaCTCTCAGGAGCCTTTTCAACATTTGAACAATCTGACATTTCCGAATATGAAGTCTCTGGTGAGATTTTGACAAGAGTagaaaaagatgatgaaaaaacTGCAAGCAAAGGACCTACCCAAATGGATAAACAGGAGCATATCACTATTCAGGAGCTTCAGGCTAAAATTAAAACCCTAGAGGAAAAATTAAACCTAGCCAGTGGTGTGTTGGAAAGGACCAATGCCTTACTTAAGGAGCAAGTAGAAGAGAACAGACTGAAGGACGAGAAGATCCGCCAACTAAATAAAAAAGCTAATGTATGCGCACAGGACACTTCTGTACACAGTGGAAAATGTGAAATAGAAGTTCCTCACATAATCAAGCCTCCATCTGAGCCTGTAATGACTTGTGATGCATCGGTCAGTACAGATCAGAAATGCCTTTCAGAAAAAGGGGTCTCCACAGATGAGAAACCTCAGACTGCAGACAGCCCCAAATTCACAAACTTGGCATGTTCTAGCACTCAAACAAATGTGGTGGAAGCACATGACATAGAGGTGCTAGCTCAAGTGACAACAGCTGAGAAGAATGTTGGCGAGGTGATAGTTATGTGTGATCAAGCAGTTGACACTGACTTCCAGGGAGCTTCTGGCAATGCTACAGTAGAGGATAAAGCTCTTCAGCAGACAATGAACCTGGAGGTCTCACAAGACAAAATGGGGTTTAAAGATGGTGTCAAAGAAGATGTTGAAAGAGTAGCAAGAGTTGAAGAAGacaaaatcactgaaaacataattgttTATGGGGAAATTGAGCAGAGATGTATTGGAGATGTTTCTGTCTGGAATTTGCCCAAGGCGAGTTATGTCACCAAGACTATAGCCACAGAGATTATGGTGGAAGAGAATCTGACTCTTGAAAGTGTTGTCAAAGAGAATTTAGATAAGGAGACAGTTGTAAGTAGTCCAGCCCAACAAGACCAAAAGGAATCCGAACCACAGCCCGAGAGACCTACTGAAGCCCCAGCCTCACCTGCAGCTATTGGCCAGGTTGTGAATCGCATTCAGGGGCTTCTGAGTGAGCAGTGGGCCAGCTTGGGCAGTGGGGGCCAGGACGTGTCCAGCTCCCAGAAACAGCCAGCCTTGAAGATCAGCACCATCCAGAGTCACCTGAAAGGGTCTCTTAGTGCCCTCTCTGCCTTCTACTCACCTGTCCAGAAAACAAGGGAAACACAGCAGTCAG GCCTCAAATCCATCATGAAAAAGAATGTCTGTCCAGACAAGCAGGATAATGGCGGAGCCAAGAAGAACCTGAAATTTGTTGGTGTGAATGGAGG CTACGAGAGCACCTCCAGTGAGGAGTCCAGCGAGGAGGAAAATCAGGTGGAGGACATGGATAGCTCAGAGTCAGAAGAGAAGCAGGGAGAAGAGGGAGTGAAGGCCCTGGAAGAAAAGGGTGGGCCTGGGGAACAGTCTGAGGAAGCTAAGGCCGAGGGTATGGAAAAGCCTGGCGAGGCCACAGACCTCCAGGCTGGCCTGAGTCCACAGGATGAGCAGCCAATCAG tgagGTCGTCGATAAAAACTTCATGGCCGCTTGTCATTACTTGAAGGACCGGATGCCTGAGGTGTCAACTCCAAATAAAGAGATG AGACAGGTCCTGATGATGCTTTACCAGGAATGGTTTCGTGTGTCCAGTCAGAAAGACTCGAAGGCTGACACAGTCACTCTGTATCTGAAAGAAGTGGGGAACCATACTCCCACCCTCCTCCGCTACATCATTAATTTGGCTGATGGCAATGGAAACATGGCTCTACACTACAGTGTATCCCACTCCAACTTTGCTGTGGTCAAACTGCTCTTGGATACAG GTCTTTGTGAGGTGGACCAGCAGAACAAGGCAGGTTACACAGCCATAATGCTGGCTGCTCTGACTGCTGCAGAAGGGCCTGAGGACATGAATGTGGCCCAGCAGCTTCTGAGGGAAGGCAATGTGAATGCCTGTGCCACACAG TCGGGTCAGACAGCATTGATGCTTGCAGTTAGCCATGGTCGCATGGCTATGGTACAGGTGCTGCTGGACTGCCAGGCTGATGTGAACATTCAGGATCGTGATGGTTCGACTGCACTGATGTGTGCTTGTGAACATGGTCACACCGACATTGCCAAACTACTGTTGGACAGACCAGACTGCGACATCAGCCTCACAGATAAA GATGGGCATACAGCTCTATCTATTGCTATGCAAGCCAACCACTCAGATATAGTTGGCCTTCTGCAGACTCACACAGGCGGCACAGGGACCTCTACATCACCTCTCTGA